A genomic segment from Aspergillus puulaauensis MK2 DNA, chromosome 1, nearly complete sequence encodes:
- a CDS encoding sodium:solute symporter family protein (COG:P;~EggNog:ENOG410PH3R;~InterPro:IPR001734,IPR038377,IPR031155;~PFAM:PF00474;~TransMembrane:15 (o25-49i69-89o104-124i145-166o178-197i209-228o305-329i341-360o366-391i403-429o435-456i463-483o503-525i581-601o613-638i);~go_component: GO:0016020 - membrane [Evidence IEA];~go_component: GO:0016021 - integral component of membrane [Evidence IEA];~go_function: GO:0015204 - urea transmembrane transporter activity [Evidence IEA];~go_function: GO:0022857 - transmembrane transporter activity [Evidence IEA];~go_process: GO:0055085 - transmembrane transport [Evidence IEA];~go_process: GO:0071918 - urea transmembrane transport [Evidence IEA]) — MVAVTAGPDAPGVETVTFTAPLSQAFGYGIIIGLGFAFALVMIFITWALKRYQHEVITSEMFSTAGRSVKSGLVASAVVSSWTWAATLLQSSAVAYQYGTSGPFFYASGATVQIILFATLAIELKRRAPNAHTFLEAIRARYGTTVHAVFIIFCLMTNILVTAMLLTGGAAVLNTMTGVPVVAACFLLPIGVVLYTLFGGIKATFITDYMHTVVIVVIIFIFSFSAYATSDRLGSPGKVYDLLVQAAQRNPVEGNAEGSYLTMRSKNGGIFWVINLVGNFGTVFLDNGYYNKAIAAHPVHAFPGYVIGGLCWFAIPWLCATTMGLSALALEGTRRIASVDVTAGLVLPFASVELLGYSGAVCTTLMIFMAVTSAFSAQLIAVSSILTYDIYQAYLNPSAKGKRLVWISHLSCIVFAIIMAAFATGLHYAGIGMGYLYLLMGVIISSAVFPGAMTLVWKGQNWIAAAASPVLGLAMSLIAWLVTTKTQYGVFTVESTGANYPMLAGNVAALLSPVVFSPVITYLFGPQNYDYESMRAIRKVDDSDVAAAAHIDLELVPGENPSPRQEEEEEEETKKLNKAAFMSRGLTIGMVICFLLLWPIPMYGSGYVFSRKFFTGWIVVGIIWLFGTAFGVIIFPLWEGRESIVRTARLMALDAMGRKRAALEGRSGSEVEVEESTPSGVATPTEKVVVKRDAD; from the exons ATGGTTGCTGTTACTGCAGGCCCCGATGCACCGGGCGTCGAGACTGTCACGTTTACAGCTCCCCTTTCTCAAGCGTTTGGTTATGGTATTATCATTGGGTTAGGGTTTGCTTTCGCTCTGGTGATGATCTTCATCACCTGGGCTCTCAAGAG ATACCAGCATGAAGTTATAACATCTGAGATGTTCTCCACCGCCGGTCGAAGCGTCAAGTCGGGGTTGGTAGCCTCAGCGGTTGTGAGTAGTTGGACTTGGGCTGCTACCCTTCTGCAATCGTCCGCCGTGGCCTACCAGTACGGTACTTCTGGGCCTTTCTTCTATGCATCGG GCGCAACTGTCCAGATTATCTTGTTTGCAACGCTCGCCATCGAGCTCAAGAGACGTGCACCCAACGCACATACCTTCCTGGAAGCTATCCGCGCTCGCTACGGTACCACGGTGCATGCAGTCTTTATCATTTTTTGCTTGATGACCAACATCCTCGTTACTGCCATGTTGCTTACCGGTGGTGCTGCGGTTCTGAACACCATGACTGGTGTCCCAGTGGTTGCTGCCTGCTTCCTGCTACCGATTGGCGTGGTGCTTTATACACTTTTTGGTGGTATCAAGGCCACTTTCATTACTGACTACATGCACACGGttgtcatcgtcgtcatcatcttcatatTCTCATTCTCCGCGTACGCCACCAGTGACAGACTCGGCTCTCCTGGAAAGGTGTACGACTTGCTGGTCCAGGCTGCGCAGCGCAACCCCGTCGAGGGAAATGCCGAAGGAAGTTACTTGACTATGAGGTCCAAGAACGGCGGCATTTTCTGGGTTATCAACCTCGTTGGAAACTTTGGCACCGTCTTCCTAGACAACGGATACTACAACAAAGCTATTGCGGCGCATCCAGTCCACGCTTTCCCCGGGTATGTCATCGGCGGCCTCTGCTGGTTCGCAATCCCCTGGCTTTGCGCAACAACAATGGGCCTATCcgccctcgcccttgaaGGTACCCGCCGCATCGCCTCAGTAGACGTAACCGCAGGCCTCGTGCTCCCCTTTGCCTCTGTCGAACTCCTAGGCTACAGCGGCGCGGTCTGCACAACCCTCATGATCTTCATGGCCGTCACATCCGCCTTCTCTGCGCAGctcatcgccgtctcctcAATCCTCACCTACGACATCTACCAAGCctacctcaacccctccgcaAAGGGCAAGCGCCTCGTCTGGATCTCCCATCTCTCCTGCATCGTCTTCGCAATCATCATGGCCGCCTTTGCCACAGGCCTCCACTATGCCGGCATCGGCATGGGctacctctacctcctcaTGGGGGTCATAATCTCCTCCGCCGTTTTCCCAGGCGCCATGACCCTCGTCTGGAAAGGCCAGAACTGGATCGCTGCCGCCGCATCACCGGTCCTTGGCCTCGCAATGTCCCTAATCGCATGGCTCGTCACAACAAAAACACAGTATGGTGTCTTCACTGTGGAATCCACCGGCGCGAACTACCCAATGCTCGCGGGAAATGTCGCTGCCCTCCTCAGCCCTGTCGTTTTCTCCCCAGTTATTACGTACCTTTTCGGACCCCAGAACTACGACTACGAGTCCATGCGCGCAATCCGCAAAGTCGACGACTCGGACGTCGCGGCCGCCGCACACATCGACCTAGAACTCGTCCCCGGCGAGAATCCATCACCGAgacaagaggaagaagaagaggaggaaacCAAGAAACTCAACAAGGCGGCCTTTATGTCCCGCGGGCTAACCATCGGCATGGTCatctgcttcctcctcctctggcCGATCCCAATGTATGGCTCGGGTTATGTCTTCAGCAGGAAGTTCTTCACGGGGTGGATTGTTGTGGGTATTATTTGGCTGTTTGGGACTGCATTTGGGGTTATCATTTTCCCGTtgtgggaggggagggagagtATTGTGCGCACTGCGAGGCTTATGGCTCTTGATgcgatggggaggaagagggctgCGTTGGAGGgaaggagtgggagtgaggttgaggttgaggagagTACACCGTCGGGAGTTGCTACGCCGACTGAGAAAGTCGTTGTTAAACGGGACGCTGATTGA
- the XYL1 gene encoding aldo/keto reductase (COG:C;~EggNog:ENOG410PFWU;~InterPro:IPR018170,IPR020471,IPR036812,IPR023210;~PFAM:PF00248;~go_function: GO:0016491 - oxidoreductase activity [Evidence IEA];~go_process: GO:0055114 - oxidation-reduction process [Evidence IEA]), producing MTTPAIKLNSGYDMPIVGFGLWKVNNDTCADQVYEAIKAGYRLFDGACDYGNEVEAGQGVARAIKEGLVKREELFIVSKLWNSFHDGDRVEPICRKQLADWAVDYFDLYIVHFPISLKYVDPSVRYPPGWDSENGKVELGNATIQETWTAMESLVDKKLARSIGISNFSAQLLLDLLRYARVRPATLQIEHHPYLTQTRLVDFAKREGIAVTAYSSFGPLSFLELEVKHAEKTPPLFEHDVIKGLAKKYSKTPAQILLRWSTQRGVAVIPKSNNPTRLAQNLDVVGFDLEPSELEAVSSLDKGLRFNDPHSYDLPVTIF from the exons ATGACAACTCCCGCAATTAAGCTTAACAGCGGATACGATATGCCCATTGTGGGCTTCGGTCTCTGGAAGGTGAACAATGACACCTGCGCAGACCAAGTCTACGAGGCCATCAAAGCCGGATACCGTCTATTCGACGGTGCCTGCG aCTACGGCAACGAAGTCGAAGCCGGACAGGGCGTTGCACGCGCCATAAAAGAAGGCCTCGTAAAGCGCGAGGAGCTCTTCATTGTCTCTAAGCTCTGGAACAGCTTCCACGACGGTGACCGCGTCGAGCCTATCTGCCGCAAGCAGCTCGCTGACTGGGCTGTCGACTACTTCGATCTTTACATTGTTCACTTCCCCATCTCGCTGAAATACGTCGACCCCTCGGTCCGGTACCCTCCAGGCTGGGACTCCGAGAACGGCAAGGTCGAGCTCGGCAATGCCACTATCCAGGAGACTTGGACGGCGATGGAGTCGCTCGTCGACAAGAAGCTTGCCCGCAGTATCGGGATTAGCAACTTCAGTGCGCAGCTGCTCCTTGACCTGCTGCGCTATGCACGCGTGCGTCCTGCAACGCTGCAGATTGAGCACCACCCGTACCTGACTCAGACGCGGTTAGTGGACTTTGCGAAGCGGGAGGGGATTGCGGTCACGGCGTACTCATCTTTCGGGCCGTTGAGTTTcctggagttggaggttAAGCATGCGGAGAAGACGCCGCCGCTATTTGAGCATGACGTTATCAAGGGCCTCGCGAAGAAGTATAGCAAGACCCCGGCGCAGATCCTTCTGCGTTGGTCGACGCAGCGTGGTGTCGCTGTTATTCCGAAGAGCAACAACCCTACTCGCCTGGCGCAGAaccttgatgttgttggcTTTGACCTTGAGCCTTCGGAGCTAGAGGCTGTTAGCTCTTTGGATAAGGGTTTGCGCTTCAACGATCCTCACAGC TACGATTTGCCGGTTACTATCTTCTAA
- the abaA gene encoding transcription factor AbaA (COG:K;~EggNog:ENOG410PSAR;~InterPro:IPR038096,IPR000818;~PFAM:PF01285;~go_function: GO:0003700 - DNA-binding transcription factor activity [Evidence IEA];~go_process: GO:0006355 - regulation of transcription, DNA-templated [Evidence IEA]), translating to MATDWQPECMVSQNQAALESVGAHSDRALQNTSGNVQAYADSLAHSDPAGRDDHLQQFTLKYPHPPVPSHPLPTASTSLYHPQYLSQRYQAKKLRRLQSNGSSFAGSRRARSYLKSQKYLEYRARPRRDTGKDGEPVWSDELEDAFQQALEANPPMGRRKWSERGKSYGRNELIAEYIYKLTGKRRTRKQVSSHLQVLDSFLKGDPDWERLVREQQADRSATQAQPAGPRWRASIDSLPSSHYSSHVTSSYSEPMRYQPPYTADLQLPQYPTSNHQDTNPNAVHGLSFDMWVSAPNKPDRIDDAFHIYTRLQGDQRQAPMPLEEFKNWRLSFPLLNTSFSDVNDPLNCEIILLETNLELMDDFPPMGSRLGIQLELDIANPTTGTAPMTSQMENWTCRTHIYEDGRRTMEAYHNIAKPHGTKVKPPFESSWWAKTFTSLTQEKREVENTGHHHTADERTRRYFHTLTAVQEIRATVPPHLRRLQNSYQGSSGEESKRMAIILWKFRQTRPNEVGTTTWRRLLTSPDRALTNSPRPTTAIDLPPLSLDSILLRPTQSVYQTPQAPQAPQVPQAHDLLHHTGPSHQHWPLYQPSHDHITGLYNTAGAFDFLNSTTKAEDGLSDKTASTSVLDPFPNLQQQQQTTSQPTGVNGSSGGPVMLQVPDLPLPPNLGTYGLGYESHYVPSQHHGGSLQGHNSSNGLGSFFVPSSQSLDDISHSHAPWSNPSTTIPGDTNGGNYHHLSYPSSDHSVAVSREPHQHHNSFEGLLPPDDLVGIVGGMTGDPGMNGAGPEHTTSAYTEHTAVEAA from the exons ATGGCTACCGACTGGCAACCCGAGTGCATGGTATCCCAAAACCAAGCAGCTCTGGAGAGCGTAGGGGCCCATTCAGACCGAGCTCTTCAGAATACGTCTGGGAACGTACAGGCTTACGCTGATAGCCTCGCTCACAGTGATCCTGCGGGACGTGATGACCACCTCCAGCAGTTCACCCTCAAGTACCCTCACCCTCCTGTCCCAAGTCACCCACTGCCGACTGCTTCTACCAGCCTCTATCACCCCCAGTATCTAAGCCAGCGATACCAGGCTAAGAAGCTGCGACGACTTCAATCGAATGGGTCTTCATTCGCTGGTTCTCGCCGAGCTAGGAGTTACCTCAAATCGCAGAAGTACCTGGAATATAGGGCTCGCCCGCGTCGAGACACTGGTAAAGATGGAGAGCCAGTATGGTCGGACGAACTTGAGGACGCCTTCCAGCAAG CACTTGAGGCAAACCCGCCTATGGGTAGACGCAAGTGGTCCGAACGTGGAAAGTCCTACGGCCGGAACGAACTGATTGCGGAATACATCTACAAGTTGACAGGCAAGCGCAGGACCAGGAAGCAGGTCTCTAGTCACTTGCAGGTTCTTGATTCGTTCCTCAAGGGAGACCCTGACT GGGAAAGACTTGTGCGGGAACAACAAGCAGATCGCTCAGCCACCCAGGCCCAACCAGCTGGACCGAGATGGAGGGCATCCATTGACAGCCTACCTTCGAGCCACTACAGCAGTCACGTAACTTCCTCTTACTCTGAGCCCATGAGATATCAGCCTCCATACACAGCAGATTTGCAGCTACCTCAGTATCCTACATCAAACCACCAAGATACGAACCCCAATGCTGTCCATGGCCTCAGCTTTGACATGTGGGTCAGCGCTCCAAACAAGCCTGATCGGATTGATGATGCCTTCCATATCTATACCCGCCTCCAGGGTGACCAACGCCAAGCGCCCATGCCCCTGGAAGAATTTAAGAACTGGCGATTGTCCTTTCCTCTCTTGAACACATCATTCTCTGACGTGAACGATCCACTTAACTGCGAAATAATTCTTCTTGAAACCAACCTTGAGCTGATGGATGACTTCCCTCCCATGGGTTCAAGGTTGGGAATCCAACTGGAACTTGACATCGCAAACCCTACAACTGGAACCGCACCTATGACCAGCCAGATGGAGAACTGGACTTGTAGGACTCACATATACGAAGACGGCAGACGAACAATGGAGGCATACCATAATATCGCTAAGCCACATGGTACGAAGGTCAAGCCACCCTTCGAGTCATCATGGTGGGCGAAAACCTTCACCTCGTTGACCCAAGAAAAGCGTGAAGTTGAGAATACCGGACACCACCACACTGCTGATGAGCGCACCCGGCGCTACTTCCATACTCTGACTGCAGTCCAAGAGATCCGGGCTACTGTGCCTCCTCACCTACGACGTCTGCAGAACTCTTATCAAGGTTCATCTGGCGAAGAAAGTAAGAGAATGGCTATCATTCTCTGGAAGTTCCGCCAAACACGACCAAACGAAGTCGGCACTACGACATGGCGAAGACTTCTCACTTCTCCTGACCGTGCCTTGACCAATAGCCCGAGACCAACAACCGCTATTGATCTTCCTCCGCTATCCTTAGATTCGATTTTGCTTAGGCCCACCCAGAGTGTTTACCAGACACCCCAGGCACCTCAGGCACCTCAGGTACCCCAGGCGCACGATTTACTGCACCATACCGGTCCATCACACCAGCACTGGCCTCTGTACCAACCCTCCCACGACCACATTACTGGCCTGTATAACACCGCTGGAGCCTTTGATTTCCTCAACAGTACTACAAAAGCTGAAGACGGGCTATCGGATAAAACCGCGTCTACCTCAGTGCTTGATCCTTTTCCTAAcctgcaacagcagcagcaaaccACCAGTCAACCCACCGGTGTCAACGGTTCCAGTGGCGGTCCAGTGATGCTACAAGTCCCTGATTTGCCCCTACCGCCAAACCTTGGGACCTATGGGCTTGGCTACGAAAGCCACTATGTGCCGTCGCAACACCATGGAGGGAGCTTGCAGGGCCACAATAGCAGCAATGGACTGGGCAGCTTTTTCGTACCAAGCAGCCAGTCACTCGACGACATTAGTCACAGCCATGCACCATGGTCAAACCCTAGTACTACTATTCCTGGGGACACCAATGGCGGCAATTATCACCATCTCTCGTATCCTTCATCTGATCATTCGGTTGCTGTATCTCGGGAGCCgcaccaacaccacaacaGTTTCGAGGGGTTATTGCCCCCGGATGATCTCGTTGGTATCGTTGGAGGGATGACTGGCGATCCTGGTATGAATGGGGCTGGCCCTGAGCATACCACTTCGGCATACACTGAACATACTGCTGTCGAGGCAGCGTAA
- the mrd1 gene encoding RNA-binding ribosome biosynthesis protein MRD1 (COG:A;~EggNog:ENOG410PFH8;~InterPro:IPR000504,IPR003954,IPR035979,IPR012677, IPR034482;~PFAM:PF00076;~go_function: GO:0003676 - nucleic acid binding [Evidence IEA]) — protein MESTRVFVSGLPPTLSNDQLKKHFATRFQVTDAHVLPKRRIGFVGFKSPEVAQQAVSYFNKTYMKMSKISVDIAKPIDSEPTHGADKPGKNSRTLPSDATGSTLKRKRDGENVPQDPKTQEYLSLIQQPSKTRTWANDDKIPAPVETDSPSKEQPAEVDGDTQEELTYAQRKKAKMGQDPRESSHTSENAGHSPTADEDVQPVPEKDEEEQEARQENQPQAPASDSDWLRSKTSRLLGLLDEDEQVAFEQPAAPVDDKPAADSDVDMPNAPSPEKPAVNDSEKAPTAAEVDTNIENIRISARLFIRNLSYETRESDLEPLFSPFGKIEEIHVAFDTRSTISKGFAYVQYADPDSAIEAYKNLDGKHFQGRLLHILPASLKKTYKLDDHELSKLPLKKQKQIKRKQDASSSTFSWNSLYMNADAVMSSVAERIGVSKADLLDPTSADAAVKQAHAETHVIQETKAYFKANGVNLDAFKERERGNTAILVKNFSYGTKSEDLRKLLEPFGKLTRLLMPPSGTIAVVEFARPDEAQKAFKGLAYRKLGDSIIFLEKAPKNLFDANVSPQAPLPEAKTVSQGFSTADTFAADEGDEENLATATLFVKNLNFSTTNQSLVEAFRPLDGFVSARIKLKPDPKNPGQTLSMGFGFADFKTNAQAQAALAVMNGYTLDRHALVVRASHKGMDAAEERRRDDTAKKIAARRTKIIIKNLPFQATKKDIRSLFGAYGQLRSVRVPQKFDRSARGFGFADFVSAREAENAMDALKNTHLLGRRLVLEFANEEAVDPEQEIERIEKKVGEQLDRVKLQKLTGAGRKKFTVGAQDEES, from the exons ATGGAGAGCACAAGAGTGTTTGTCTCAGGCCTCCCGCCGACTTTATCCAATGACCAACTCAAGAAACACTTTGCAACTCGCTTCCAGGTCACGGATGCTCATGTTCTGCCGAAACGCAGAATTGGCTTCGTGGGCTTCAAAAGCCCCGAGGTGGCCCAACAAGCTGTCTCCTATTTCAATAAGACATATATGAAGATGTCTAAGATCTCAGTAGATATTGCTAAGCCA ATTGATTCAGAGCCTACCCATGGTGCAGACAAACCTGGCAAGAACAGTAGAACACTGCCTAGTGATGCCACCGGAAGTACTCTCAAGCGTAAACGCGATGGGGAAAATGTCCCTCAGGACCCCAAGACGCAAGAGTATCTTTCCTTGATTCAGCAACCATCCAAAACCAGAACGTGGGCGAATGATGATAAAATACCTGCCCCGGTTGAAACGGACTCACCTTCAAAAGAGCAGCCTGCCGAAGTTGATGGTGACACCCAGGAGGAATTGACCTAcgcccagaggaagaaggcaaaaATGGGTCAGGATCCGAGGGAGAGCTCACATACTTCAGAGAATGCTGGCCATTCACCGACagctgatgaggatgttcagCCTGTACcggagaaggatgaagaggagcaaGAGGCCCGGCAAGAGAACCAGCCGCAGGCGCCTGCGTCTGACTCTGATTGGCTTCGGTCGAAGACAAGTCGTCTCCTGGGCCtcctcgacgaagatgagcaGGTGGCTTTTGAGCAGCCCGCTGCACCCGTGGACGATAAGCCGGCTGCTGACTCTGATGTTGACATGCCCAATGCTCCGAGTCCTGAGAAACCAGCCGTTAATGACTCTGAAAAAGCGCCTACAGCTGCGGAGGTCGACACAAACATCGAAAATATCCGCATTTCAGCACGACTTTTCATCAGAAACTTGTCCTATGAGACGAGAGAGTCTGATCTCGAGCCATTGTTTTCGCCGTTTGGCAAGATAGAAGAG ATTCATGTTGCTTTCGATACTCGATCCACCATCAGCAAGGGATTTGCCTATGTCCAGTATGCTGACCCTGACTCAGCTATTGAAGCGTACAAAAACCTCGATGGAAAACATTTCCAAGGTCGATTATTACATATACTGCCGGCCTCACTGAAGAAGACATACAAGCTGGACGACCATGAGCTCTCAAAGCTGCCgttgaagaaacagaagcagatTAAGCGAAAGCAAGatgcatcctcatcaacattTAGCTGGAATTCGCTGTATATGAAT GCGGATGCTGTCATGTCTTCGGTGGCGGAGCGGATTGGTGTTTCCAAAGCTGACCTGTTGGATCCGACCTCGGCAGACGCTGCGGTCAAGCAGGCCCACGCTGAGACTCATGTAATCCAGGAGACGAAAGCTTACTTCAAAGCAAATGGCGTAAATTTGGACGCCTTCAAAGAGCGAGAGCGCGGAAACACGGCAATTCTCGTAAAGAACTTTTCGTATGGCACAAAGAGTGAAGACTTGCGCAAACTGCTTGAACCCTTCGGGAAACTCACCAGACTCTTGATGCCCCCGAGTGGTACTATAGCCGTTGTGGAATTTGCGCGACCGGATGAAGCGCAGAAGGCTTTTAAAGGTCTCGCATACCGCAAACTTGGAGACTCAATTATTTTTCTAGAAAAAGCACCAAAGAATCTCTTCGATGCAAATGTCTCACCGCAAGCGCCGCTGCCTGAAGCTAAAACCGTTTCTCAAGGTTTTTCAACTGCGGATACTTTTGCAGCAGAcgaaggtgatgaagaaaACCTGGCCACTGCGACGCTAttcgtcaagaacctcaacTTTTCTACAACTAATCAGTCCTTAGTAGAAGCTTTTCGGCCACTGGATGGCTTTGTTTCTGCTAGGATAAAGCTCAAACCTGATCCTAAGAACCCCGGCCAAACACTGAGCATGGGATTCGGTTTTGCCGATTTTAAGACGAACGCCCAGGCCCAGGCTGCTCTTGCTGTGATGAATGGCTACACCCTTGACCGACACGCACTGGTAGTTAGAGCATCTCATAAAGGTATGGATGCAgcggaggaaagaagacgcGATGACACAGCAAAGAAAATTGCTGCACGACGAACCAAGATCATCATCAAGAACTTGCCATTCCAGGCCACGAAAAAAGACATCAGGTCGCTTTTTGGCGCGTATGGCCAGCTTCGTTCTGTGCGGGTTCCGCAGAAATTCGACCGGTCTGCTCGTGGTTTCGGTTTTGCTGACTTTGTAAGCGCTCGCGAAGCGGAAAATGCCATGGACGCGCTGAAGAACACGCATCTTCTTGGCAGAAGATTAGTATTGGAATTCGCGAACGAGGAGGCGGTCGATCCGGAGCAGGAGATCGAGAGGATCGAAAAGAAGGTAGGGGAGCAGCTGGACAGGGTCAAGCTCCAAAAGCTCACGGGAGCCGGGCGCAAGAAATTCACTGTAGGGGCCCAGGACGAGGAAAGCTAA
- a CDS encoding rhodopsin family protein (COG:S;~EggNog:ENOG410PS6Z), with product MAICITFGTHEFTSMLEGYENVRAFCYNCQHYNGRCITRWPFFTVCFIPLIPMAIHKYKEVTCYTCRFTQDLRDRPDITPETRAPPNAGYGPQPPPNAYFAGQQQQQHPPPQGQEGQQVQGPPVASGATSPPPQQYGYK from the exons ATGGCCATCTGTATCACCTTCGGGACGCATG AGTTTACCTCCATGCTAGAGGGTTACGAGAATGTTAGAGCTTTTTGCTATAACT GTCAACATTACAATGGACGGTGTATAACCCGATG GCCGTTCTTCACAGTGTGCTTTATT CCTCTAATCCCAATGGCAATCCACAAATACAAGGAAGTCACCTGCTACACATGCCGATTCACCCAGGACTTACG TGACCGCCCTGATATAACCCCAGAAACTCGGGCTCCGCCAAATGCAGGATATGGGCCGCAGCCGCCACCAAATGCGTATTTTGCCgggcaacagcaacagcaacatccgcCACCGCAAGGACAGGAGGGACAGCAAGTGCAAGGACCGCCTGTGGCGTCTGGAGCTAcgtctccgcctccgcagCAGTACGGGTATAAGTGA
- a CDS encoding uncharacterized protein (COG:S;~EggNog:ENOG410PTC4) has protein sequence MSFFSNLAQIQARSLYIKTQPCSRNLEESKLILAALQKFGEVVSFRNNRLNPSREGDFGISGAPSVNTINVTFDSPQAAQAAISSSPLVVDLRGTGKSNPPNNANTGDNANAAAAEANSDATPLQDLKPRPGTSTRHPRTMIRCSITESKVDHVSAAKRNPFSGTFNPYVRSPVYKGLVDILDKRLKGLADCSTARKTSQPPNLSKASYDSASAMGGGSLFGLWKQRDVWQRKGEAEVTIPGLIKKIEELQMEIEIQGPQEDKTEEIAELERQIEQMEKWDKKQKQAETRQGSKEKRLRAVRNTEKKKAKEERMRKWREEKGQEESMGQTAG, from the exons ATGTCGTTCTTCTCAAATCTCGCACAAATTCAAGCCCGCTCATTATACATAAAAACGCAGCCATGCTCCCGCAATCTGGAAGAATCGaaactcatcctcgccgcGCTCCAGAAATTCGGCGAAGTCGTTAGCTTTCGCAACAACAGA TTGAACCCATCAAGAGAAGGCGATTTCGGCATATCAGGCGCTCCAAGCGTAAACACAATAAACGTAACCTTTGACTCTCCGCAAGCCGCGCAGGCCGCAATCAGCTCATCCCCTCTTGTCGTTGACCTCCGTGGTACTGGAAAATCGAACCCTCCCAACAACGCGAATACCGGTGACAATgccaacgccgccgccgccgaagccaacAGCGACGCAACACCCCTGCAAGATCTTAAACCTCGACCGGGAACCTCGACTCGGCACCCGCGAACAATGATACGGTGCTCCATCACAGAATCCAAAGTGGACCATGTGTCAGCGGCGAAGCGTAACCCGTTCTCTGGGACTTTTAACCCGTATGTGCGGAGTCCTGTTTATAAAGGTCTTGTGGACATTCTAGATAAAAGATTGAAGGGGCTAGCGGATTGTTCAACAGCGAGAAAGACAAGTCAGCCTCCGAATTTATCAAAGGCTTCGTATGATTCAGCTAGTGCGATGGGAGGTGGATCGTTGTTCGGGTTATGGAAACAGAGAGACGTTTGGCAGAGAAAaggggaggcggaggtgaCAATACCGGGGTTGATTAAGAAGATAGAGGAGTTACAGATGGAAATTGAGATCCAGGGCCCGCAAGAGGACAAAACCGAGGAAATAGCGGAATTGGAGAGGCAGATTGAGCAGATGGAGAAATGGGATAAGAAACAAAAGCAGGCTGAGACCCGACAAGGAtccaaagagaagaggctCAGAGCCGTTAGGAAtacggagaagaagaaagcgaaggaagaaaggaTGAGGAAATGGCGCGAAGAAAAGGGACAGGAAGAGAGCATGGGGCAGACGGCCGGGTGA
- the DYN2 gene encoding dynein light chain DYN2 (COG:Z;~EggNog:ENOG410PRDG;~InterPro:IPR019763,IPR037177,IPR001372;~PFAM:PF01221;~go_component: GO:0005875 - microtubule associated complex [Evidence IEA];~go_component: GO:0030286 - dynein complex [Evidence IEA];~go_process: GO:0007017 - microtubule-based process [Evidence IEA]), whose translation MASEKKDKLEPQIKSVDMSEDMQQEAVEVAIEAMEKYHIEKDIAQYIKREFDSRKGATWHCVVGRNFGSFVTHETKHFIYFYLGHCAILLFKTQ comes from the exons ATGGCCTCcgaaaagaaggacaagCTCGAGC CTCAAATTAAATCCGTCGACATG TCGGAGGATATGCAGCAGGAGGCTGTCGAAGTTG CTATCGAGGCTATGGAAAAGTACCACATTGAGAAG GATATTGCTCAATACATCAAGAGAGAA TTTGACTCTCGCAAGGGTGCTACATGGCACTGTGTGGTCGGACGGAACTTTGGCAGCTTTGTCACACACG AAACGAAGCATTTTATCTACTTCTATCTCGGTCACTGCGCCATCCTGCTCTTCAAGACACAATAG